From Paraburkholderia hayleyella, a single genomic window includes:
- a CDS encoding ankyrin repeat domain-containing protein has protein sequence MSSKNVLPISSPHSPRPNFTSSTSTNPQANGTVSLPPQGPPRTHTTETRIPGTGPLNCKQSGAIKKASTTVRDYSQQNRRLKSGEPVQQSNADIVREALKSPVNAHKLPPASDIQLLQSDNFPLHLALQHNLSKSVQWLLDNPAIKPNEINSHGETALRATIRCGNLQYIEMLVQHGAYVDPENKKKNSLVSELLFSQPITDSVAFTTAVSFLLDDGADLEFVLTWYLDSGFDALAKKETQRLQLQNKLAQKLVQSMDPNTLFARLFEIQPEKRSAEDFCRSIQQMETRVKVFYALLEKTPCALSDTRCIDACLADLETMLKKFGLYPASTDQRQGGFGFEFNAGPEHFTMMENYLHERLNVILKCVEMKESAAFSVLNTLTGMMNQLASAHAKVQRKDARSADIALQYLRLARALGILIDHSTHLSDKTNLSALKKKLEMMKKPSFDPQKSISEISPLMAKITSSPF, from the coding sequence ATGTCCAGCAAGAACGTTTTGCCCATCTCCTCCCCTCACTCTCCACGGCCCAACTTCACCTCGTCCACCTCGACGAATCCTCAAGCGAATGGCACGGTTTCGTTGCCGCCACAGGGTCCGCCACGGACTCATACAACGGAAACGCGAATTCCAGGCACAGGTCCGCTTAATTGCAAGCAATCCGGCGCGATTAAAAAAGCCTCAACTACTGTCCGGGATTATTCTCAGCAGAACAGGCGCTTGAAGAGCGGCGAGCCTGTTCAGCAGAGCAATGCCGATATCGTCCGCGAAGCGCTAAAGTCGCCCGTCAATGCCCATAAACTTCCGCCCGCATCTGACATTCAACTGCTGCAATCAGATAATTTTCCGTTGCATCTCGCACTCCAGCACAACCTCTCCAAGAGTGTCCAGTGGCTGCTGGATAATCCGGCGATTAAACCCAACGAAATTAATTCCCATGGCGAGACGGCCCTGCGCGCCACCATCCGCTGCGGCAACCTGCAATACATCGAGATGCTGGTTCAGCACGGCGCGTATGTGGACCCCGAGAACAAGAAGAAAAATAGCCTGGTCAGTGAATTGCTATTCAGCCAGCCCATAACAGACAGCGTGGCGTTCACCACAGCGGTATCGTTTTTACTCGATGATGGCGCGGATTTGGAGTTTGTCCTGACGTGGTATCTGGATAGTGGCTTTGACGCACTGGCAAAAAAAGAAACTCAAAGACTCCAGCTCCAAAACAAGTTGGCACAGAAACTCGTGCAATCGATGGACCCGAACACGCTCTTTGCGAGGCTGTTCGAAATTCAGCCCGAAAAACGCAGCGCAGAAGATTTTTGCCGCTCCATCCAGCAGATGGAAACACGGGTAAAAGTGTTTTACGCGTTGTTAGAAAAAACCCCTTGTGCCCTGTCAGACACCCGCTGCATCGATGCTTGCCTGGCTGACCTCGAAACAATGTTGAAAAAGTTCGGGCTTTATCCCGCCTCGACCGATCAGCGCCAGGGCGGATTCGGATTCGAATTCAATGCAGGCCCAGAACATTTCACGATGATGGAAAACTATCTGCATGAGCGTCTTAACGTGATTTTGAAGTGCGTCGAAATGAAAGAATCTGCAGCCTTTAGCGTACTCAACACGTTGACGGGCATGATGAATCAACTTGCCAGCGCCCACGCCAAAGTTCAGAGAAAAGACGCGCGGAGCGCTGATATCGCGTTGCAGTATCTGCGCCTCGCGCGTGCGCTGGGCATACTCATTGACCACTCGACGCATCTGTCTGACAAGACGAATCTGTCCGCGCTGAAGAAAAAACTTGAAATGATGAAAAAGCCATCATTTGATCCACAAAAGTCCATCAGTGAAATTAGCCCGCTCATGGCCAAGATAACGAGTTCCCCGTTTTGA
- a CDS encoding ankyrin repeat domain-containing protein, translating to MQRRQATHPLTGAQAQDVITRTHQIGAEEEGKASLVPQLYLRKYGFQCVPENPADNDESGDSLNDSHKNHVTPTVIEPPKASHAPQTVKPIKCWHEVPGYTRKQDWITAYNLHQTVKFQRPDLLKQFLDHGANPNTVLPPYTALENMEPDGMGLPLDPDAEIDERSPLLHTALKTGNADILTLLLKWPNLCLNLKDRAGRSPLHVAIKYKNRMSDSTFTMLIRTLSKRKLGLVDQPDNKGNTPLHYAARNDDIRTVLTLLKKGATPWLRNKTHQTPLNLNYGSGIAEPADDLITAIRTRGMSAICTGEVSLLADAIYHNDVILQQILFSFGFVQEGKIHFPLAPLALMEIAIKLNEFQPLNNYLSFYPVKELHIQLQNLLTKIRPLLKISSAAKQIAFEKILAHIMLHAIVTIDQSQPDGLAYVTWLESYLKDSVYPEMYLELFKNPFNPDEAQPAPEMQWLKGNLMKKMEHAGHARAIREYMSERRLWTPPRLIALGIYTASVAASLHTTQ from the coding sequence ATGCAGCGTCGTCAAGCGACCCATCCGCTCACGGGCGCTCAAGCGCAGGACGTCATAACACGGACGCATCAGATCGGCGCTGAAGAAGAAGGTAAAGCCTCTCTCGTTCCCCAACTCTATCTGCGTAAATACGGTTTTCAATGCGTTCCTGAAAATCCGGCAGATAACGATGAGTCTGGCGACAGCTTGAACGACAGCCATAAAAATCACGTCACACCAACCGTGATTGAGCCACCGAAAGCCAGCCACGCGCCCCAAACGGTCAAGCCAATAAAGTGCTGGCACGAAGTGCCGGGATACACGCGGAAACAGGACTGGATAACGGCATACAATCTGCATCAAACCGTTAAATTCCAGAGGCCTGACCTGCTCAAACAGTTTTTAGATCACGGTGCCAATCCGAATACCGTACTGCCGCCGTACACCGCACTTGAGAACATGGAGCCTGACGGGATGGGGTTACCGCTCGATCCGGATGCCGAGATCGACGAGCGTAGCCCGCTCCTGCATACCGCGCTCAAGACTGGCAATGCCGACATCCTGACACTACTGCTCAAGTGGCCCAATCTCTGCCTGAACCTTAAGGACCGGGCGGGAAGGTCACCACTCCATGTGGCTATCAAGTATAAAAACCGGATGTCCGATTCCACTTTTACGATGCTCATCCGGACCTTGAGCAAACGGAAGCTCGGACTCGTTGATCAACCTGATAACAAGGGCAATACGCCTTTGCATTACGCGGCAAGAAACGATGATATCCGGACGGTTTTAACGTTGCTGAAAAAGGGAGCCACACCATGGCTACGCAACAAGACACATCAAACCCCGTTGAATCTCAATTACGGCTCAGGAATAGCGGAGCCGGCCGACGATCTGATTACCGCTATCCGGACACGAGGCATGAGCGCCATTTGTACCGGCGAGGTCAGCCTGCTGGCTGATGCGATATATCACAACGACGTGATACTGCAGCAGATTCTGTTTAGCTTTGGTTTTGTTCAAGAGGGCAAGATCCATTTTCCGCTCGCGCCGCTCGCATTGATGGAAATCGCCATCAAGCTGAACGAATTTCAGCCACTCAATAACTATCTGTCTTTTTATCCTGTCAAAGAGTTGCATATTCAATTGCAGAATTTGCTGACGAAAATCCGCCCGCTTTTGAAAATATCATCCGCCGCTAAACAGATAGCGTTTGAAAAAATACTGGCGCACATCATGTTGCATGCCATCGTCACAATCGACCAGTCACAGCCTGATGGCTTGGCTTATGTGACATGGCTGGAGTCATACCTCAAAGATTCGGTTTATCCCGAGATGTACCTCGAGCTTTTTAAAAATCCTTTCAACCCGGATGAGGCCCAACCCGCTCCAGAAATGCAGTGGCTCAAAGGCAATCTGATGAAAAAAATGGAGCATGCCGGTCACGCCAGGGCCATCCGTGAGTACATGAGCGAGCGTCGTCTATGGACCCCTCCACGCCTCATCGCACTCGGCATTTACACCGCGAGCGTCGCAGCGTCTCTTCACACCACACAATAG